In the genome of Pseudarthrobacter sp. IC2-21, one region contains:
- the purF gene encoding amidophosphoribosyltransferase — protein sequence MARGDGKLSHDLLPGEKGPQDACGVFGVWAPGEEVAKLTYYGLYALQHRGQESAGIATSDGKRINVYKDMGLVSQVFDETTLNTLTGHLAVGHCRYSTTGASHWANAQPTLGATSTGTVALAHNGNLTNTAELNAMILERNGGQLSGEMKQGNTSDTALVTALLEGEEGKTLEQTATELLPKIKGGFCFVFMDEGTLYAARDTYGIRPLVLGRLERGWVVASEQSALATVGASFIREIEPGEFIAIDEDGVRSKRFAEPTPAGCVFEYVYLARPDASISGRSVYESRVEMGRQLARENTQEADIVIPVPESGTPAAVGYAEESGIPFAHGFVKNSYVGRTFIQPSQTLRQLGIRLKLNALESVIRGKRVVVVDDSIVRGNTQRAIVRMLREAGAASVHIKISSPPVKWPCFYGIDFASRAELIANGATIEEISQAIGADSLAYISEDGMINATRQPRERLCTACFTGKYPIELPSSDKLGKNLLERTDLGGLTPSASALPGATVALSEPAIDDREDPADVEGSDGCDPGPDAEFEDLLTDEDRVPEIHPAATIPGADKKESI from the coding sequence GTGGCACGCGGCGATGGAAAACTTTCTCATGATCTTCTCCCTGGCGAAAAAGGCCCTCAGGACGCTTGTGGCGTTTTCGGGGTCTGGGCACCAGGTGAAGAAGTAGCAAAACTAACCTATTACGGGCTGTATGCATTGCAGCACCGCGGTCAGGAGTCGGCTGGTATAGCTACCAGTGACGGCAAGCGGATCAACGTCTACAAGGACATGGGCCTCGTTTCCCAGGTCTTCGACGAGACCACGCTGAACACCCTGACCGGGCACCTGGCGGTGGGACACTGCCGCTACTCCACCACCGGAGCCAGCCACTGGGCCAACGCCCAGCCCACCCTCGGCGCCACCAGCACCGGCACGGTGGCTCTTGCGCACAACGGCAACCTCACCAACACGGCCGAGCTCAACGCCATGATCCTGGAACGCAACGGCGGCCAGCTCAGCGGTGAAATGAAGCAGGGCAACACCTCGGACACTGCCCTGGTCACCGCACTCCTGGAAGGCGAGGAGGGCAAGACGCTCGAGCAGACCGCCACCGAGCTGCTGCCCAAGATCAAGGGCGGCTTCTGCTTCGTTTTTATGGACGAAGGAACCCTCTACGCCGCACGCGACACCTATGGCATCCGGCCGCTGGTCCTGGGCCGGCTGGAGCGCGGCTGGGTGGTTGCCTCCGAGCAGTCCGCCCTGGCCACCGTGGGTGCCAGCTTCATCCGTGAGATCGAACCGGGTGAATTCATTGCCATCGACGAGGACGGCGTGCGTTCCAAACGGTTCGCGGAGCCGACGCCGGCGGGTTGCGTTTTTGAGTACGTCTACCTCGCGCGCCCTGATGCTTCCATCTCGGGCCGCTCAGTTTATGAGTCCCGTGTGGAAATGGGCCGCCAGCTGGCCCGCGAAAACACCCAGGAAGCGGACATCGTCATCCCCGTCCCCGAGTCCGGCACTCCCGCCGCCGTGGGCTACGCCGAGGAATCCGGCATCCCGTTCGCGCACGGATTCGTCAAAAACTCCTACGTGGGCCGCACCTTCATCCAGCCCTCCCAGACGCTCCGCCAACTGGGGATCCGGCTCAAGCTGAACGCCCTCGAGTCCGTGATCCGCGGCAAGCGCGTGGTGGTGGTGGACGACTCGATCGTCCGCGGCAATACCCAGCGCGCCATTGTCCGGATGCTCCGCGAAGCCGGCGCCGCGTCCGTACACATCAAGATTTCCTCGCCGCCGGTGAAGTGGCCCTGCTTCTACGGAATCGACTTCGCCTCCCGCGCCGAACTGATCGCCAACGGCGCCACCATTGAGGAGATCTCCCAGGCCATCGGGGCCGACTCGCTCGCCTACATCTCCGAAGACGGCATGATCAACGCCACCCGGCAGCCCCGCGAACGCCTGTGCACCGCCTGCTTCACCGGCAAGTACCCCATTGAACTTCCCAGCTCGGACAAACTGGGCAAGAACCTGCTGGAGCGCACCGACCTCGGCGGCCTCACGCCGTCGGCCTCGGCCCTGCCCGGCGCCACCGTTGCACTCTCCGAGCCCGCCATCGACGACCGCGAGGACCCTGCAGACGTTGAAGGCTCTGACGGCTGCGATCCCGGTCCCGATGCGGAGTTCGAGGATCTGCTCACCGACGAAGACCGTGTGCCCGAGATTCACCCCGCAGCCACCATCCCCGGCGCCGACAAGAAAGAGTCCATATGA
- a CDS encoding cupin domain-containing protein, with protein sequence MTANFIRALAVKSLDIPDKKRCPDKAEFDLVTVDDYAVARLILAPGWRWSESAKPTELTDFCQHNHLGYCVSGSLEIQTSDGVRSTIRAHDTYALPPGHDEWVVGSEPFVAIEFLGAASFGRPRSRGLHALI encoded by the coding sequence ATGACCGCAAATTTCATCAGAGCCCTGGCCGTCAAGTCCCTGGACATCCCGGACAAAAAGCGCTGCCCGGACAAGGCCGAGTTCGATCTCGTCACCGTGGACGACTACGCTGTGGCGCGGTTGATCCTGGCGCCCGGCTGGCGTTGGTCCGAGTCCGCCAAGCCCACCGAGCTGACGGACTTCTGCCAACACAACCACCTGGGCTACTGCGTCTCCGGTTCGCTGGAGATTCAGACGTCCGACGGCGTGAGGTCCACTATCCGGGCCCATGACACCTACGCGTTGCCTCCGGGGCACGACGAGTGGGTGGTTGGCTCCGAACCGTTCGTCGCCATTGAGTTCCTGGGGGCGGCGTCATTCGGCCGGCCGAGGAGCCGGGGCCTGCACGCTCTGATCTGA
- the bcp gene encoding thioredoxin-dependent thiol peroxidase, which produces MSHQLTIKLQPGTQAPEFTLRDAAGKAVSLSDYRGKNVIVYFYPAAATPGCTTEACDFRDSLASLQGSGYEVLGISPDAPEKLAAFTGDFGLTFPLLSDEDHSVALAYGAWGEKLVNGEIVEGLVRSTVVVDPQGNVELAQYQVKADGHVAALRETLGV; this is translated from the coding sequence ATGAGCCACCAACTGACCATCAAGCTTCAGCCAGGTACGCAGGCCCCGGAGTTCACCCTCCGGGATGCCGCCGGCAAGGCAGTCTCACTGTCCGACTATCGGGGCAAGAACGTCATCGTGTACTTCTACCCGGCGGCGGCAACCCCGGGCTGCACCACCGAGGCCTGCGATTTCCGCGACAGCCTCGCTTCCCTGCAGGGTTCCGGCTACGAAGTGCTGGGCATCTCCCCGGACGCCCCGGAGAAGCTGGCCGCCTTCACCGGCGACTTCGGCCTGACCTTTCCGCTCCTCTCCGATGAAGACCACAGCGTGGCCCTCGCCTACGGCGCCTGGGGTGAAAAGCTGGTGAACGGCGAGATCGTCGAGGGCCTCGTCCGGTCCACCGTGGTGGTTGACCCCCAGGGCAACGTGGAGCTGGCCCAGTACCAGGTCAAGGCAGATGGGCACGTCGCAGCCCTGCGGGAGACGCTCGGGGTCTAA
- a CDS encoding PP2C family protein-serine/threonine phosphatase, with product MPSIPEARRAVVIEDDPDIRGLLVRVLVKQGFEVSQAQAGLPGVEEVRRAKPDLVTLDLNLPDMDGLEVCKLLREFSDAFIVMLTARTDELDKLTGLDNGADDYISKPFSPRELQSRINALFRRHQPRAADPAQHSELERATEVQQSLLPKEDVRVDGYDLAGAFRPSRSVGGDFYDWYRTPDGLHLTFADAMGKGMGAALIAATVRAVMRSTGHRRDLDAAFASAAGTIAADLDSSNSFATLFHARLDAASGVVNYIDAGHGLALHVRANGELHRLQSGGPPVGAWAGSAWPQSAIGLAPGDSLVVVSDGVLDVFDSVESFTEAVGSATRGQASAQAASDAILALAPAESAEDDVTVVVVRRLLEGGAA from the coding sequence ATGCCTTCCATCCCCGAAGCCCGCCGTGCCGTTGTGATCGAGGACGACCCCGATATCCGCGGCCTTCTGGTCCGGGTCCTTGTCAAGCAGGGCTTCGAGGTCAGCCAGGCCCAGGCGGGGCTGCCCGGCGTCGAGGAAGTCCGCCGCGCCAAGCCGGATCTGGTCACCCTGGACCTGAACCTCCCGGATATGGACGGGCTGGAGGTCTGCAAGCTCCTGCGCGAGTTCTCCGATGCCTTTATTGTGATGCTGACCGCCCGCACGGACGAACTGGACAAGCTCACGGGCCTGGACAACGGTGCCGATGACTACATCAGCAAACCGTTCAGCCCGCGGGAGCTCCAGTCCAGGATCAACGCCCTGTTCCGCCGTCACCAGCCGCGGGCGGCCGACCCGGCCCAACACAGCGAGCTTGAACGCGCCACCGAGGTCCAGCAGAGCCTTCTGCCCAAAGAAGACGTCCGGGTGGACGGCTACGACCTCGCCGGAGCCTTCCGCCCCTCCCGCAGCGTGGGCGGGGACTTCTACGACTGGTACCGGACCCCGGACGGCCTGCACCTGACGTTCGCGGACGCCATGGGCAAAGGGATGGGGGCCGCTCTGATTGCGGCCACGGTCAGGGCTGTCATGCGGTCCACCGGGCACCGGCGCGACCTGGACGCGGCCTTCGCCTCCGCCGCCGGCACCATCGCGGCGGACCTTGACTCCTCCAACTCATTCGCCACCCTCTTCCACGCCCGGCTGGACGCCGCGTCCGGCGTCGTCAATTACATCGACGCCGGCCACGGCCTTGCCCTGCACGTCAGGGCAAACGGTGAGCTGCACCGGCTTCAGAGCGGCGGCCCGCCGGTGGGCGCCTGGGCCGGCTCGGCCTGGCCGCAGTCCGCAATCGGCCTGGCCCCCGGGGATTCCCTCGTGGTGGTCAGTGACGGCGTGCTGGATGTTTTCGACTCGGTGGAGTCCTTCACGGAGGCCGTGGGCTCGGCAACCCGGGGCCAAGCCTCCGCACAGGCCGCCAGCGATGCCATCCTGGCCCTGGCTCCCGCCGAATCAGCCGAGGACGACGTCACCGTGGTCGTGGTCCGCCGGCTGCTGGAAGGAGGGGCCGCATGA
- a CDS encoding ATP-binding protein, with protein sequence MTDVLAERSFRGLAEAEAVEAVHDELDALWNDAPFVEAMDQMTFTTAVIESASNIVQHALPARVQQPVELGVDISVRPTLLRARVSAFHAKPPFGPMEPGTPDQESESGRGLALIEALVTTVTFERQDGTNTWILSKSQQV encoded by the coding sequence ATGACTGATGTGCTGGCAGAGCGCAGCTTCCGCGGGCTCGCAGAGGCGGAGGCCGTCGAGGCCGTCCACGATGAACTGGACGCCCTGTGGAACGACGCACCCTTCGTGGAGGCCATGGACCAGATGACGTTCACCACCGCCGTCATCGAATCGGCCTCCAACATCGTCCAGCATGCCCTGCCGGCCAGGGTTCAGCAGCCTGTGGAACTGGGAGTGGACATCAGCGTCCGGCCCACGCTCCTGCGGGCCAGGGTCAGCGCGTTCCACGCCAAGCCCCCGTTCGGTCCGATGGAGCCCGGGACCCCGGATCAAGAGTCCGAGTCAGGCCGCGGGTTGGCGCTCATCGAGGCGCTGGTCACCACCGTGACCTTCGAACGGCAGGACGGCACCAACACCTGGATCCTGTCCAAGTCGCAGCAGGTTTAG
- a CDS encoding HAMP domain-containing sensor histidine kinase, with protein sequence MDTVTFGWTAAESDRATAIRSYGLAPTAAGEPPALPEAEAGGALTNLVRLAARLCAVPFSVVNIITEDQQVQIAAWGVDPGVCSREDSMCAKVFLTGKTTVVPDASRDLRFADNPFVTGEIAAVRFYASVPLKTLSGFVLGSLCIFSDGPASPTAEQIGMLEVLAHQVVEVLELQHRTLQLSEALAELERSNAMLGEFAGRVSHDLRIPLTTMLGYIELAEDDPDIPPGHPAVEYLQFIGGGGRRMLKTLEDVLEYSRVDGTLHRERLSLLAVTAEAAHDLGVDLGPSSGIFCDDAELYADPVQLRLLLQNLLANALNYRSTERELKVTVGAAPGEQGMALTVADNGVGISPADRKRAMEPLVRLNRAGDGPGTGLGLATCRRIAQAHGGELEIRDSPGGGASISVLFRWDQ encoded by the coding sequence ATGGATACCGTCACGTTTGGCTGGACGGCCGCGGAGTCGGACCGGGCCACCGCGATCAGGAGCTACGGGCTTGCCCCCACCGCCGCCGGGGAGCCGCCGGCCCTGCCCGAAGCGGAGGCCGGAGGCGCGCTCACCAACCTGGTCCGCCTCGCTGCCCGGCTGTGTGCCGTGCCGTTCAGTGTGGTCAATATCATTACCGAGGACCAGCAGGTGCAGATCGCGGCCTGGGGCGTGGACCCCGGCGTGTGTTCGAGGGAAGACTCGATGTGCGCCAAGGTTTTCCTGACCGGAAAGACGACCGTGGTGCCGGACGCCTCCCGGGACCTGAGGTTTGCAGACAACCCGTTTGTCACCGGCGAAATCGCCGCCGTACGTTTTTACGCCTCCGTGCCGCTGAAGACGCTTTCCGGCTTTGTGCTGGGATCGCTCTGCATCTTCTCTGACGGGCCGGCCAGTCCCACCGCGGAGCAGATCGGGATGCTGGAGGTGCTGGCCCACCAGGTGGTGGAGGTCCTGGAGCTTCAGCACCGGACCTTGCAGTTGAGCGAGGCGCTGGCCGAACTGGAACGCAGCAACGCCATGCTGGGGGAATTCGCCGGCCGCGTCAGCCACGACCTCCGCATCCCGCTCACCACCATGCTGGGCTACATTGAGCTCGCCGAGGACGATCCGGACATCCCGCCGGGCCATCCCGCCGTGGAGTACCTGCAGTTCATTGGAGGTGGCGGGCGGCGCATGCTGAAGACGCTCGAGGATGTGCTGGAGTATTCCCGGGTGGACGGCACCCTGCACCGGGAGCGGCTCTCGCTGCTGGCGGTCACCGCCGAGGCTGCCCACGATCTGGGGGTGGACCTTGGGCCCTCCAGCGGTATCTTCTGCGATGACGCGGAACTGTACGCAGACCCCGTCCAGCTGCGATTGCTGCTCCAGAACCTGCTGGCCAACGCACTGAATTACAGGAGCACCGAGCGCGAGCTGAAAGTGACCGTGGGGGCCGCGCCCGGCGAACAGGGAATGGCCCTCACCGTGGCGGACAACGGCGTGGGAATCAGCCCGGCGGACCGCAAACGTGCCATGGAGCCCCTGGTCAGGCTGAACCGGGCCGGGGACGGACCGGGCACCGGCCTGGGCCTTGCCACGTGCCGGCGCATCGCGCAGGCCCACGGCGGGGAACTGGAAATCCGGGACTCACCGGGAGGCGGCGCAAGCATCTCGGTGCTGTTCCGCTGGGACCAGTAG
- a CDS encoding STAS domain-containing protein gives MEFSYEVKDSYAEVKADGRLNMVSAPKLREFVTDVIAGGSSRIVVNLENTAFMDSSGLGALIGCLKAARQAGGDLRIAAVQPQVKMVLELTSMDRVLNAYATAEDAFSND, from the coding sequence ATGGAGTTTAGCTACGAGGTCAAGGATTCATACGCCGAGGTCAAGGCGGACGGCAGGCTGAACATGGTCTCCGCGCCCAAGCTGCGCGAGTTCGTAACCGATGTGATCGCCGGCGGATCGTCGCGGATCGTGGTGAACCTGGAGAACACCGCGTTCATGGATTCCTCCGGTCTGGGCGCGCTGATCGGCTGCCTCAAGGCCGCGCGCCAGGCCGGTGGAGACCTCCGCATTGCGGCCGTCCAGCCGCAGGTGAAGATGGTGCTGGAGCTGACCAGCATGGACCGAGTCCTGAACGCTTACGCCACCGCCGAGGATGCGTTCAGCAATGACTGA
- a CDS encoding glycosyltransferase family 2 protein has protein sequence MTRFWTRLVVVLTVIFGLNYVAWRWAASLNWDAWWIAVPLVVAETYSLIDVMLFGMTVWKLKVRKEAPAPPQDATVDVFITTYNEDLDMVMTTALAAQKIRHPHSTWILDDGARPELKALAEEHGLGYVTRSVDWTANVPRHAKAGNLNNALMVTHGEFLLILDADQIPEPDILEKTLGYFNNRRVALVQTPQYFSNVPADDPLGSQAPLFYGPIQQGKDGWNAAFFCGSNAILRREALMQLGLVGYVKETEKSIRRALTASRSAIRQARKSADVGTPLVSEVLDEVEAATLEAQEQLAAGEPLGEITYRVRRRVDAAVQTLVMADMSALQADLEEIAAMELAHVGEAGVPVVAEDAVQRMSARDWSPLGALESVQAVLDALNVERNDEAQPVMPLATISVTEDMATAMRMHAMGWESVYHHEILAYGLAPEDIATMLTQRLRWAQGTIQVLLRENPLVQKGLKIGQRLMYFATMWTYLSGYAAVIYFAAPIIYLLLGILPVTSLSWDFFLRFIPFMVANQLLFAVAGRGIPTWRGQQYSLALFPTWIKACTTAARNVWFGRPLGFAVTPKSRQTGGPSWSLIRPQIIVAALLAVAAVVGLIRLATGLAEPLGTLVNVAWVIFDLVVMSILVRAVLYKGYEPAGDVDALERKTDGV, from the coding sequence ATGACCCGCTTCTGGACCCGCCTGGTGGTTGTCCTCACCGTCATCTTCGGCCTGAACTACGTCGCCTGGCGCTGGGCCGCGTCGCTCAACTGGGACGCGTGGTGGATCGCCGTGCCCCTGGTGGTGGCCGAGACGTACAGCCTGATCGACGTGATGCTCTTCGGCATGACCGTATGGAAACTCAAGGTCCGCAAGGAAGCCCCGGCGCCGCCGCAGGATGCCACGGTGGACGTCTTCATCACCACCTACAACGAAGACCTGGACATGGTGATGACCACCGCCCTGGCCGCCCAGAAGATCCGGCACCCGCACAGCACCTGGATCCTCGACGACGGCGCCCGGCCCGAACTGAAAGCCCTCGCCGAAGAGCACGGGCTCGGGTACGTGACCCGCAGCGTGGACTGGACCGCCAATGTGCCGCGCCACGCCAAGGCCGGCAACCTGAACAACGCCCTGATGGTCACCCACGGCGAATTCCTGCTCATCCTGGACGCGGACCAGATCCCGGAGCCGGACATCCTGGAAAAGACCCTGGGCTACTTCAACAACCGCCGGGTCGCCCTCGTCCAGACCCCGCAGTACTTCAGCAACGTCCCCGCGGACGATCCCCTCGGCAGCCAGGCTCCCCTGTTCTACGGGCCCATCCAGCAGGGCAAGGACGGCTGGAACGCCGCATTCTTCTGCGGCTCCAATGCCATCCTGCGCCGTGAAGCCCTCATGCAGCTGGGCCTGGTGGGTTACGTCAAGGAAACCGAGAAGAGCATCCGCCGGGCCCTTACGGCCTCCCGTTCGGCGATCCGGCAGGCAAGGAAATCCGCCGACGTCGGTACTCCCCTGGTCTCCGAGGTGCTGGATGAGGTGGAGGCTGCCACCCTGGAGGCCCAGGAGCAGCTGGCCGCCGGCGAACCGTTGGGTGAAATCACCTACCGGGTCCGCCGCCGGGTTGACGCCGCCGTGCAGACCCTGGTCATGGCGGACATGTCCGCCCTGCAGGCGGACCTCGAGGAGATCGCCGCGATGGAACTGGCTCACGTGGGCGAGGCCGGCGTCCCGGTGGTGGCAGAGGACGCCGTGCAGCGCATGTCCGCCCGCGACTGGTCTCCGCTGGGCGCACTGGAATCAGTCCAGGCCGTCCTGGATGCACTGAACGTGGAACGGAACGACGAAGCCCAGCCGGTGATGCCGCTGGCCACCATCTCGGTCACCGAGGACATGGCCACCGCCATGCGCATGCACGCCATGGGATGGGAGAGCGTCTACCACCACGAGATCCTCGCGTACGGCCTCGCGCCCGAGGACATCGCCACCATGCTCACGCAGCGGCTGCGCTGGGCGCAGGGCACCATCCAGGTGCTGCTCCGCGAGAACCCGCTGGTCCAGAAGGGCCTGAAGATCGGCCAGCGGCTGATGTACTTCGCCACCATGTGGACCTACCTGAGCGGGTACGCGGCGGTCATCTACTTCGCCGCCCCCATCATCTACCTGCTGCTGGGCATCCTGCCCGTCACCAGCCTCAGCTGGGACTTCTTCCTGCGGTTCATCCCGTTCATGGTGGCCAACCAGCTCCTGTTCGCGGTGGCCGGCCGCGGGATTCCCACCTGGCGCGGCCAGCAGTACAGCCTGGCGCTGTTCCCCACCTGGATCAAGGCGTGCACGACGGCGGCCCGCAACGTCTGGTTCGGCCGTCCCCTGGGGTTCGCGGTAACACCGAAATCCCGCCAGACCGGCGGTCCCAGCTGGAGCCTGATCCGGCCCCAGATCATTGTGGCCGCGCTGCTGGCCGTGGCCGCCGTCGTCGGACTTATCCGCCTGGCCACAGGGCTGGCCGAGCCCCTTGGCACCCTGGTGAACGTGGCCTGGGTTATTTTTGACCTGGTGGTCATGAGCATCCTGGTTCGGGCTGTTTTGTACAAAGGCTACGAACCCGCCGGGGACGTTGATGCTTTAGAGAGGAAAACCGATGGAGTTTAG
- a CDS encoding SRPBCC family protein codes for MSSKVQKKIVVDVPVSTANAQWTQFEDFPHFMDGVESVTQLGDNRLKWVARIAGVRREWEATILERVPERRLAWASTGGATNAGAVEFSDAGGNRTEVFLTLEYLPEGMLERVGELLHVVGRQAEHDLRKFKKFIEHEGHASGEWRKAPPAATQGIAATKDMAATRDMAATQGTAESLAGDEPREYNRFAHPFDQTGGLVDLEGESDGSAEGEAHSRADRRGIRRADGTFPPLGGTLGDR; via the coding sequence ATGAGCAGCAAAGTGCAGAAGAAGATCGTGGTGGACGTGCCGGTGTCCACTGCGAACGCCCAATGGACGCAGTTCGAAGACTTTCCGCACTTTATGGACGGTGTGGAGAGTGTGACCCAGTTGGGCGACAACCGGCTCAAATGGGTGGCCCGGATTGCCGGTGTCCGGCGGGAATGGGAGGCAACCATCCTTGAGCGCGTACCGGAACGGCGGCTGGCGTGGGCTTCCACCGGAGGTGCCACGAACGCCGGCGCCGTTGAATTTTCCGACGCCGGCGGCAACAGGACCGAGGTTTTCCTCACCCTGGAATACCTGCCGGAAGGGATGCTGGAACGGGTTGGCGAACTGCTTCATGTGGTGGGCCGCCAGGCAGAACACGACCTCCGGAAATTCAAGAAGTTCATCGAACACGAGGGCCATGCTTCCGGCGAGTGGCGGAAGGCTCCGCCTGCCGCAACGCAGGGCATTGCTGCAACAAAGGACATGGCTGCAACAAGGGACATGGCTGCAACACAGGGCACCGCCGAAAGCCTCGCGGGCGATGAGCCGCGTGAGTACAACCGGTTCGCGCACCCGTTCGACCAGACCGGCGGCCTGGTGGACCTCGAGGGTGAATCCGACGGATCGGCGGAGGGCGAGGCCCACAGCAGGGCCGACCGGAGGGGCATCAGGCGCGCGGACGGCACCTTTCCGCCCCTCGGCGGCACCTTGGGCGACCGCTAG
- a CDS encoding GNAT family N-acetyltransferase, with protein sequence MAVEVRPATHFEDVRTVVGPKRPDATVCWCLSYRIPSAENVALRGTDRGDRMQELVRQDPPPGVVAYDDDEPVGWAAVHPRADTSFARNRRIPHVDDLAVWSVWCIRVRPGHRGKGISHHLLKGAVDMARSYGAPAIEGYPVDNQGSKVDLTMAYVGTRKLFEAAGFVKAADTQSVLNGFRRVLMRLELR encoded by the coding sequence ATGGCAGTCGAGGTTCGCCCTGCCACGCACTTTGAGGATGTCCGGACAGTCGTAGGGCCCAAGCGTCCCGATGCCACCGTGTGCTGGTGCCTCAGTTACCGGATTCCGTCCGCGGAGAACGTGGCGCTGCGCGGAACCGACCGCGGAGACCGCATGCAGGAATTGGTGCGTCAGGATCCCCCGCCGGGAGTTGTGGCGTACGACGACGACGAACCGGTCGGGTGGGCCGCTGTCCATCCGCGCGCCGACACCAGCTTTGCCCGCAACCGCAGGATTCCGCACGTGGATGATCTGGCGGTGTGGTCCGTCTGGTGCATCCGGGTCCGTCCCGGTCACCGCGGCAAGGGCATCTCGCACCATCTGCTCAAGGGTGCCGTGGACATGGCCCGCAGCTACGGGGCGCCGGCCATCGAGGGCTACCCCGTGGACAACCAGGGCAGCAAGGTGGACCTGACCATGGCCTACGTGGGCACCCGCAAGCTGTTTGAAGCCGCGGGGTTCGTCAAAGCGGCGGACACCCAGTCAGTGCTCAACGGTTTCCGGAGGGTGCTGATGCGGCTGGAACTGCGCTGA
- the purM gene encoding phosphoribosylformylglycinamidine cyclo-ligase yields the protein MTSASPAAGSTSGNAAGITYASAGVDVEAGDRAVELMKGAVKATHNPSVLGGVGGFAGLYDVSKLLTYKRPLLATSTDGVGTKVAIAQAMDIHDTIGFDLVGMVVDDIVVVGAEPLFMTDYIACGKVVPERIADIVRGIAAACSVAGTALVGGETAEHPGLLGEHEYDVAGAATGVVEASDLLGPDRVRAGDVVIGMASSGLHSNGYSLVRRVINHAGWALDRQVSELGRTLGEELLEPTRVYAADCLDLARTFPVSGSAGGAAVHGFSHVTGGGLAANLARVLPQGLVATVDRATWELPAIFKLVSELGNVPLADLERTLNLGVGMVAIVSAEAADAAVARLNDRGLPSWVMGTITEDSDSILKSGPDYVQGAKGVDGGAVRLVNAYA from the coding sequence ATGACTTCCGCATCCCCCGCCGCCGGCAGCACGTCCGGGAACGCCGCAGGCATCACCTATGCCTCCGCCGGTGTTGACGTTGAAGCCGGCGACCGCGCCGTCGAACTGATGAAGGGTGCCGTAAAGGCCACCCACAATCCCTCCGTCCTGGGCGGTGTAGGGGGTTTCGCCGGACTGTACGACGTCTCGAAGCTGCTGACCTACAAGCGTCCGCTGCTGGCCACTTCCACCGACGGCGTGGGCACCAAGGTTGCCATTGCCCAGGCCATGGACATCCACGACACCATTGGCTTTGACCTGGTGGGCATGGTGGTGGACGACATCGTGGTGGTGGGCGCCGAGCCGCTGTTCATGACCGATTACATCGCCTGCGGCAAGGTTGTCCCCGAGCGCATCGCGGACATCGTCCGTGGCATCGCTGCCGCCTGCTCCGTGGCCGGCACCGCCCTGGTGGGCGGCGAAACCGCCGAGCACCCGGGCCTGCTGGGCGAGCACGAATATGACGTCGCCGGGGCAGCCACCGGCGTGGTGGAAGCCTCCGACCTGCTGGGCCCGGACCGCGTCCGTGCCGGCGACGTCGTCATCGGCATGGCTTCCTCGGGCCTGCACTCCAACGGCTACTCCCTGGTCCGCCGCGTCATCAACCACGCCGGCTGGGCCCTGGACCGCCAGGTCTCCGAACTGGGACGGACCCTGGGCGAGGAACTGCTCGAACCCACCCGCGTGTACGCCGCCGACTGCCTGGACCTGGCCCGCACCTTCCCGGTCAGCGGCTCCGCCGGAGGGGCGGCCGTGCACGGCTTCAGCCACGTCACCGGCGGCGGCCTCGCCGCCAACCTTGCCCGTGTCCTGCCGCAGGGGCTCGTGGCCACTGTTGACCGCGCCACCTGGGAACTCCCGGCCATCTTCAAGCTGGTCTCCGAACTGGGCAACGTCCCGCTGGCCGACCTCGAGCGCACCCTGAACCTCGGCGTGGGCATGGTGGCCATCGTGTCCGCCGAGGCTGCCGACGCCGCCGTGGCCCGCCTCAACGACCGCGGGCTGCCATCCTGGGTCATGGGCACCATCACGGAGGACTCGGATTCAATCCTCAAGTCCGGCCCGGACTACGTCCAGGGCGCCAAGGGAGTGGACGGCGGCGCCGTCCGCCTGGTCAACGCCTACGCCTAA